From Topomyia yanbarensis strain Yona2022 chromosome 1, ASM3024719v1, whole genome shotgun sequence, one genomic window encodes:
- the LOC131689553 gene encoding uncharacterized protein LOC131689553 — translation MTVAVSLSEEKPPFGGTIPGPEPNPKCACSCDNKNSYLRSKTGMLTIAQIVFGIVALALIRSPNYFIVGYGLLILAFNASLVSAAIFWDGFSEGKLRRLFVLEAKVWNTAVLYYTGIVGLLYYFSSFGMIAVYIWAWSPETNIVAGVFGLLACFAHVYNWFLQYKTRVNAGRVREAMSQAGMEQQP, via the exons ATGACCGTGGCCGTATCCCTATCGGAGGAGAAGCCGCCTTTCGGCGGCACAATTCCTGGACCGGAACCGAACCCGAAATGTGCCTGTAGTTGCGACAATAAAAATAGCTATCTCAGATCGAAAACCGGCATGTTGACAATTGCACAAATT GTTTTTGGAATCGTGGCCCTTGCACTGATCCGTTCGCCTAATTATTTCATCGTTGGGTACGGTTTGTTGATTCTGGCTTTCAACGCTTCGCTCGTAAGTGCGGCGATTTTCTGGGATGGTTTCAGCGAGGGAAAACTGCGCCGGTTGTTCGTACTGGAAGCGAAGGTTTGGAACACCGCGGTCCTGTACTACACTGGCATCGTGGGTCTGCTGTACTACTTCAGTTCCTTCGGAATGATTGCCGTGTACATTTGGGCCTGGAGCCCGGAGACGAACATCGTGGCCGGGGTGTTCGGGTTGTTGGCATGTTTTGCGCACGTGTACAACTGGTTTCTGCAGTACAAGACCCGCGTCAATGCCGGTAGGGTACGGGAAGCTATGAGTCAGGCAGGAATGGAACAGCAGCCGTAG
- the LOC131689581 gene encoding uncharacterized protein LOC131689581, whose amino-acid sequence MTVAITLSEGKGTTLAPEAPRPQCAACGLRIKNSYLRSKSGILQIAQIVFGIVALALIRQTNEYIISFLFMNLTFHASLVSAAILWDGMSEGRLRKVFELEPEVWTTGILYLTGIVGLLYYLHAIGMVGFFMWVWNPETNIVAGVFGILACLAYAYNWFVLYKARINADKEQVAVES is encoded by the exons ATGACCGTAGCCATAACCCTATCGGAAGGGAAGGGCACCACTCTTGCACCGGAAGCACCCCGTCCGCAATGTGCTGCCTGTGGCCTCAGAATCAAAAATAGCTATCTCAGATCGAAGAGCGGTATACTGCAGATTGCACAAATT GTTTTCGGAATCGTGGCCCTAGCCCTAATTCGTCAGACTAATGAGTACATTATCTCGTTCCTGTTCATGAATTTGACGTTCCACGCTTCGCTCGTAAGTGCGGCCATTCTTTGGGATGGGATGAGTGAAGGAAGGCTGCGGAAGGTGTTCGAGCTGGAGCCGGAAGTTTGGACCACTGGGATACTGTACCTCACTGGGATTGTGGGTTTGTTGTACTATCTCCATGCAATCGGAATGGTGGGCTTCTTCATGTGGGTTTGGAACCCGGAAACGAACATCGTGGCTGGAGTGTTCGGGATTTTGGCATGTCTGGCGTATGCGTACAACTGGTTTGTGCTGTACAAGGCCCGGATCAATGCCGATAAGGAGCAGGTAGCGGTGGAATCGTAG
- the LOC131689564 gene encoding uncharacterized protein LOC131689564 — protein sequence MTVTLFVDNPSIGNTAPASEVFPEDSCKPNHNNGQRRLKCGKLKTVQIILGVLVLVLIRPRFRDANIEYIQMFVTCNATLLTTVLLWDKVRRSLEWDRVCDGKLELYYTGVVAVLYYSASFGMLACYIGYYNPRTNIEAGLVGMLASFAYGYNWWLLYREQVLSRLRIDCAEETNRSRQKEQELV from the exons ATGACGGTCACTCTTTTCGTAGACAATCCATCCATCGGGAACACGGCTCCGGCATCGGAAGTGTTCCCAGAGGACAGTTGCAAACCCAACCATAACAATGGACAGCGCCGGTTGAAATGCGGCAAGCTGAAAACCGTTCAAATC ATTCTAGGTGTATTAGTACTAGTATTAATCCGTCCACGCTTCCGTGACGCCAACATCGAGTACATTCAGATGTTCGTGACCTGTAACGCCACCCTTCTGACTACCGTTCTCCTTTGGGACAAGGTGCGCCGATCGCTCGAGTGGGATCGGGTTTGCGACGGAAAGTTGGAACTGTACTACACTGGCGTTGTGGCCGTCCTGTACTACAGTGCGTCGTTCGGGATGCTAGCCTGTTACATCGGCTATTACAATCCGCGAACGAATATCGAGGCCGGGCTGGTCGGAATGTTGGCCAGCTTTGCCTACGGATACAACTGGTGGCTGTTGTACCGGGAGCAGGTTCTGAGTCGATTACGGATAGACTGTGCGGAGGAAACTAATCGATCGCGGCAGAAGGAACAGGAATTGGTTTAA
- the LOC131689573 gene encoding uncharacterized protein LOC131689573, which translates to MTVAVTLSEGKPPFGGTIPTQEETCPKSACSIRIKNSYLRSKSGILQIAQILFGIVALALIRRTNEYIISFLFMYLTFSSSLLSAAILWDGLSDGKLRKVFDLQPAVWTKWVLYFTGIAGFLYCLNSIGMVGFFIWVRIPETNILAGVCGIFACLAYAYNWFVLYKAWIRAGQEQNAMEQSP; encoded by the exons ATGACCGTCGCCGTTACTCTATCGGAGGGGAAACCGCCTTTCGGCGGCACGATTCCCACACAGGAAGAAACCTGTCCGAAGAGTGCCTGtagcatcagaatcaaaaatagttatctcaGATCGAAAAGCGGTATTCTACAAATTGCACAAATT CTTTTTGGAATCGTGGCACTAGCTCTAATCCGTCGAACCAACGAGTACATTATCTCATTCCTCTTCATGTATTTGACGTTCAGCAGTTCGCTGCTAAGTGCGGCGATTCTCTGGGATGGACTGAGTGATGGAAAACTACGGAAGGTGTTCGATCTACAGCCAGCAGTTTGGACCAAATGGGTACTGTACTTCACTGGCATTGCCGGATTCCTGTACTGTCTAAATTCAATCGGAATGGTGGGCTTCTTCATTTGGGTTCGGATCCCGGAGACGAACATTTTGGCTGGGGTATGCGGAATTTTTGCATGTCTGGCGTATGCGTACAACTGGTTTGTGCTGTACAAGGCCTGGATTAGAGCCGGTCAGGAGCAGAACGCAATGGAACAGAGCCCATAG
- the LOC131689542 gene encoding uncharacterized protein LOC131689542: MTVTVSLVEEKPQFGDTIPTPEPHPNLVRCSGINNGNLKSKFVVLQIVQIILGILTLVLVRSPFHDNPFLTCGFMFLAFNTSLLSATILWDALNEGKLRQQFELEPEAWNTGVLYYTGIVGLLYYVGSYGMCAMYIDSYNPLVYMLSGVFGMVTCCAYAYHWWLQYNGRLMAARSQEATMHHQSSGEQDQAILGIDFVQF, from the exons ATGACCGTGACTGTTTCCCTAGTGGAGGAAAAGCCACAATTCGGTGACACTATTCCAACTCCGGAACCACACCCGAACCTAGTTCGTTGCAGCGGAATAAACAATGGTAATCTCAAATCGAAATTCGTAGTACTGCAAATTGTACAAATT ATTCTCGGCATCTTGACCCTGGTTCTGGTTCGTTCTCCTTTTCACGATAACCCCTTCTTGACATGTGGTTTCATGTTTCTGGCATTCAACACGTCGCTGCTAAGTGCGACCATTCTGTGGGATGCACTGAATGAAGGCAAACTTCGGCAACAGTTCGAGCTGGAACCGGAAGCCTGGAACACTGGGGTACTGTACTACACTGGCATCGTAGGACTGCTGTACTACGTCGGTTCGTACGGAATGTGTGCTATGTACATCGATAGTTACAACCCACTGGTGTATATGTTGTCCGGAGTGTTCGGAATGGTGACATGTTGCGCCTACGCCTACCACTGGTGGTTGCAGTACAATGGACGGTTGATGGCGGCTAGATCGCAGGAGGCCACGATGCACCATCAGTCTTCGGGGGAGCAGGACCAAGCGATTTTGGGAATAGATTTTGTACAATTCTGA